The Anaerolineales bacterium DNA segment CAGGCACGAGGCGATCTGCGAGCGGATCAGGCCCGCCAGCAGGATGCGGGTGATGAAGGATTTGCCGGTGCCGCTCTTGCCGAACACCCCCGAGGAACGCTCGACCAGCCGCGCCAGATCCAGGTTGACCCTGGCCTCCTCCATTTCCAGCGGCGAGCCGATGTGGAAGTGGAGTTTGTCCTCCTCGCCGAAGACCAGGTTGACTTCCGCCTCGCTGGCTTCGTCGACCCGCGAGAAATGGGCCGGGATGGTCTTGATCGGCCGGACTTCGCGCGCGCCCCCTTCAAGCACCAGCATCGGCGAGACGTGCATCGTCCCGTAGGCCATCGTCCCGAGGAAGGCCTGCTTGGAAAACTCGTCCTCTGCCGCGGGCGGGTTGGCGGCGAGCGCCGGGTTGAGGCTTTCCAGCCGGATGTCGGTCACCATCCCGAAGAAGGTCTTGCCCGTCTGGCCGCGTAAAACGACGTAGCGGCCGACCGCCAAATCCTCCAGCACGCTTTGCGGATGGAGTTTGACGGTCAACCCCTCGGCGAGCGAGCCGCCGACGACGATTCCCAGCGGGTGGTGTGCGGCCGAGAGCGGCGCGCGGGCGAGGGCTTGGTCGAGTTCGTTGTCGGGCATCGCAAGGCTCCCTTATGGTGTCATCCCCAGATTCGGTCTTCGGGCCGAGGGATCGGTGAAGGACGGACGGCGCTCATCGGTGTCATCCCGAAGCCGCTGCGGCGGCTGAGGGATCGGGACTGCATGGATGGAAAATAATGAACGGACCCATTACCTCGCCGATTCTTCGACCCCGGAAGGGATCTCGGGATGATATTCTGCGGTAGATGCGCGGATTCATCCCGCCAGCTGCGGCAGCAGCCGGTACAGCCGTGCCAGATCCTCCGCCAGCAGCCGGGTGAGTTCGCGCGCGGCATCCAGCCGGAAACGCTTCTGCGGATCGACGGGCTGGGCTTCGGCCGCCGCGCGCACGCAGGCCGCCAGCACTTCGTTCGAGGCCCCGGCCGCGATCAGGATCGAGAGGAAAGAAAAATTCCATCCGCCGTCCGCGGCCTTCAGAAAGGCGCGCACCTCTTCGCCGCCGCAGGGAACGACCGCTTCGAGCGCCGAGGGCGGGCGCGGCGGCAGGCGCTGGACGGCGGCGCCCTTGGCAAGGTAGCCGGCCTGCAGGACCCGCACCTCCAGCGGCGTCAACCGCCGGTCGCGCTGTTCCTTGATGTACGCCGCCTGCGCGTCGCCGGCCACCAGCTGGCGCGCGAAGGCGTCGTCGACGATGCGGATGTCGGCCACCACGCCGATCGACTCCGTACCGCCCGCCTCCGCGCGCAGGAAGGCGCCGATCCGCACGGCGGCGGATTGATCCTCCACGCAGCCGCACAGGTATTCCGCGGCGCCGCCCGACAGCACGCGGCCGATGGGGGCGGGATTCTTTTTTGGCATGTGAGTATTTCTCCTTCAGACCCC contains these protein-coding regions:
- a CDS encoding DUF87 domain-containing protein gives rise to the protein MPDNELDQALARAPLSAAHHPLGIVVGGSLAEGLTVKLHPQSVLEDLAVGRYVVLRGQTGKTFFGMVTDIRLESLNPALAANPPAAEDEFSKQAFLGTMAYGTMHVSPMLVLEGGAREVRPIKTIPAHFSRVDEASEAEVNLVFGEEDKLHFHIGSPLEMEEARVNLDLARLVERSSGVFGKSGTGKSFITRILLAGLIRSQIASCL